One region of Pseudoalteromonas galatheae genomic DNA includes:
- the recA gene encoding recombinase RecA, with translation MNDNKQKALDAALSQIERQFGKGSIMKLGENKALDIEAISTGSLGLDIALGIGGLPTGRIVEIYGPESSGKTTLTLQAIAEAQKMGKTCAFVDAEHALDPIYAEKLGVNVDELLVSQPDTGEQALEICDMLVRSGAVDLVVIDSVAALTPKAEIEGDMGDSHVGLQARLMSQALRKLTANIKRSNTLCIFINQIRMKIGVMFGNPETTTGGNALKFYASVRLDIRRIGSVKEGDEVVGNETRVKVVKNKVAPPFKQAEFIIMYGEGTSKQGELIDLGVKHKLVDKAGAWFSYNGSKIGQGKANSIKFLKENVEIANEIEGKLREMLLAQAVIMPEEGEDKGLAEVEDDLEL, from the coding sequence ATGAACGATAACAAGCAAAAGGCATTAGACGCAGCACTATCACAAATTGAGCGTCAGTTTGGTAAAGGCTCAATCATGAAACTGGGTGAGAACAAGGCGCTAGATATTGAAGCCATCTCAACGGGTTCATTAGGTCTGGATATTGCACTTGGTATCGGCGGCTTACCAACTGGTCGTATTGTTGAAATCTATGGCCCAGAATCATCAGGTAAAACAACGCTAACATTACAAGCGATTGCAGAAGCGCAAAAGATGGGAAAAACATGTGCGTTCGTTGATGCTGAGCACGCGCTCGACCCAATCTATGCTGAGAAGCTAGGGGTTAATGTTGATGAACTACTGGTGTCTCAGCCTGACACCGGTGAACAAGCGCTTGAAATTTGTGACATGTTAGTTCGTTCTGGTGCGGTTGATTTGGTTGTTATTGACTCGGTAGCAGCACTGACCCCCAAAGCTGAAATCGAAGGCGATATGGGTGATTCACACGTTGGCTTGCAGGCTCGACTCATGTCACAAGCATTGCGTAAGCTTACTGCTAATATCAAACGTTCGAACACGTTATGTATTTTCATCAACCAAATTCGCATGAAGATTGGTGTGATGTTTGGCAACCCTGAAACCACAACTGGTGGTAACGCACTTAAATTCTATGCATCCGTACGTCTTGATATTCGACGTATCGGTTCAGTGAAAGAAGGTGATGAGGTTGTTGGTAATGAAACTCGCGTTAAGGTTGTTAAAAACAAAGTTGCACCACCATTTAAGCAAGCTGAGTTCATCATCATGTATGGCGAGGGTACGTCGAAACAAGGTGAGTTGATAGACTTAGGTGTGAAACACAAACTGGTTGATAAAGCGGGTGCTTGGTTTAGCTACAACGGCAGTAAGATTGGTCAAGGTAAAGCAAACTCAATTAAGTTCTTAAAAGAAAATGTTGAGATTGCCAATGAAATTGAAGGCAAGTTGAGAGAAATGCTCCTAGCGCAAGCGGTTATTATGCCTGAAGAGGGTGAAGATAAAGGCCTTGCTGAAGTTGAAGACGATTTAGAGCTATAG
- a CDS encoding CinA family protein, whose protein sequence is MEHYKEIAEYAAQLGAILTNNGVTITTAESCTGGGVSYALTDTPGSSAYIERCFVTYSNQAKHELLGVSQQTLTQFGAVSEQTVVEMAKGAQQAAKAEVAIAVSGIAGPTGGSVDKPVGTVWFAIANSEKVQAFHQVFSGNRAEVRVQAIEFALKNTIAMVKS, encoded by the coding sequence ATGGAGCACTACAAAGAGATAGCCGAATATGCGGCACAATTGGGCGCTATTCTAACGAATAACGGCGTAACAATCACTACCGCAGAGTCATGTACAGGTGGTGGGGTGAGTTATGCGTTAACAGATACGCCGGGGAGCTCTGCTTATATCGAACGTTGTTTTGTAACATATAGTAATCAAGCTAAGCACGAATTATTGGGGGTATCACAACAAACCCTAACACAATTTGGTGCAGTGAGTGAACAAACGGTTGTGGAGATGGCAAAAGGCGCTCAGCAGGCAGCCAAGGCTGAAGTTGCCATTGCTGTGTCCGGTATCGCAGGACCAACAGGGGGCAGTGTTGATAAGCCCGTAGGTACTGTATGGTTTGCTATTGCAAATAGTGAAAAAGTTCAGGCATTTCACCAAGTATTTTCTGGAAATAGGGCCGAAGTAAGAGTTCAAGCTATTGAATTTGCATTAAAAAATACTATAGCAATGGTAAAATCATAA